One Saccharomyces kudriavzevii IFO 1802 strain IFO1802 genome assembly, chromosome: 4 genomic region harbors:
- the MTQ2 gene encoding S-adenosylmethionine-dependent methyltransferase (similar to Saccharomyces cerevisiae MTQ2 (YDR140W); ancestral locus Anc_8.312), translating to MLPTPYVKCDYNKVYEPAEDSFLILDCLEKEHDFLKQRFAHRLAVVCEIGSGSGIVTTFIMQNEILPPETSIHLALDINPWALESTLGTAKLNSCDDSFLDVIQSDLNSCLRNNQIDILIFNPPYVPAECVPEVPRSREEADQWLDLALLGGKDGMAITSKLLQQLDKILSPDGIAYILFCARNKPEEVVQEFLETYGWNVKLIEMRKAGWEVLSVYSFTR from the coding sequence ATGTTACCAACTCCTTATGTAAAATGCGACTACAATAAAGTATACGAGCCTGCTGAAGATAGTTTCCTTATACTGGATTGCctagaaaaagaacatgactttttgaaacaaagaTTTGCCCACCGTTTGGCCGTCGTTTGTGAAATAGGATCAGGATCTGGTATCGTTACAACGTTCATAATGCAAAATGAAATACTACCGCCAGAAACTTCCATCCATCTGGCACTAGATATCAACCCATGGGCACTCGAATCGACCCTGGGTACTGCGAAGCTGAACTCATGTGATGATTCATTTTTAGACGTGATTCAAAGCGATTTGAATTCTTGTCTTCGAAACAACCAGATTGACATTCTAATATTTAATCCTCCATATGTTCCAGCAGAATGTGTGCCGGAAGTTCCAAGATCAAGGGAGGAGGCGGATCAGTGGCTAGACTTGGCATTACTAGGCGGGAAAGATGGAATGGCAATCACTAGTAAACTATTGCAACAATTAGATAAAATTCTTTCTCCAGATGGTATTGCTTATATCTTATTTTGTGCAAGAAATAAGCCTGAAGAAGTTGTCCAAGAGTTTCTCGAAACCTACGGGTGGAATGTTAAATTAATTGAAATGAGAAAGGCGGGATGGGAAGTGCTCAGTGTTTACAGCTTTACAAGATGA